Proteins encoded within one genomic window of Buchnera aphidicola (Myzocallis carpini):
- the rpoB gene encoding DNA-directed RNA polymerase subunit beta: MVFSKTEKKRIRKDFGKYPIILKIPYLLGIQLNSFESFLKIDPKGNKGLEAVFKSIFPITSYNKSAELQYVTYRIGNPTLSTRDCQMRGATYSVSIRVTLRLIIYETEEEKHTIKDIKEQEVYIAEIPIMTNNGTFIINGTERVVVSQLHRSPGVFFDSDRGKTHSSGKILYNARIIPYRGSWLDFEFDHKDHLFARIDRRRKVPVTMILQALGYNTEKILNLFFKKNRYQFINNKIYIIFNIHELKEKVISFDIQKNDILYVQKGEQVTNQHIQELKKENITCTEVPIEHLIGQTICKKYIDSKTNQPIILANTTLNIENINILKEKKINTIETINIDQSNQGMYISETLKIDSISDQTSALIEIYRIMRPGEPPTKETAEYLFKHLFFSEDRYDLSQVGRMKFNKSLARIKNTGSSVLSKKDIIDVIKKLIQIRDGKSNIDDIDHLGNRRIRSIGEMIENQFRIGLIRVERTVKERLSLGDLNTLMPQDVINSKPISAVVKEFFTSSQLSQFMDQNNPLSEITHKRRISALGLGGLTRERAGFEVRDVHPTHYGRICPIETPEGPNIGLINSLSLYARINEYGFLETPYREVKNGIVNNNIHYLSAIEESTYVIAQANAKITKDGNFINDLIICRNQGEANLFHKNDIHYMDVSAQQIVSVGASLIPFLEHDDANRALMGANMQRQAIPNLKPEKPLVGTGIERAVAIDSGVTMVAERGGIIQYVDSARIIIAIDKNETPPEESEIDIYHLTKYTRSNQNTCINQTPCITIGERVQKNDILADGSATDLGELALGQNIRVAFMPWNGYNFEDSILISENLIHKDKFTTIHIQELSCIARDTKLGPEEISTDIPGISASSLSKLDESGIVYIGAEVTGGDILVGKVTPKRETQLAPEEKLLRAIFGEKASDVKDSSLRVPSEISGTVIDVQVFTREGIEKDKRTLEIEKIQIKKIQKKLEKEFKIFQFHLFKRMESILIKSGISIEYLQTINKEKWHKINIKQKDRSKRVKNIFKKYKMLKKEFQINIDFKKKKFLKRDDLAPGVLKTVKIFLAVKKKIQTGDKMAGRHGNKGVISRINPVEDMPYDKYGIPVDIVLNPLGVPSRMNIGQILETHLGMAAKGIGNKINTMLKQQKEIHHIRSFIQKAFNLGSKIRQKIDFNTFTDQEILILAENYKNGLPISTPVFDGATEEEIKNLLQLGDLPKSGKIDLFDGRTGEKFERPITVGYMYMLKLNHLVDDKMHARSTGSYSLITQQPLGGKAQFGGQRFGEMEVWALEAYGASYTLQEMLTVKSDDVHGRSNVYKNIVKGNYEMNPGMPESFNVLLREIRSLGINIELNDE; this comes from the coding sequence ATAGTGTTCTCTAAAACTGAAAAAAAGAGAATTCGTAAAGATTTTGGAAAATATCCAATCATCTTAAAGATTCCATACCTACTGGGTATTCAATTAAATTCTTTTGAAAGTTTTTTAAAAATAGACCCAAAAGGAAACAAAGGACTAGAAGCAGTTTTTAAGTCTATATTTCCTATTACCAGCTATAATAAAAGTGCAGAATTACAATATGTAACATATCGTATTGGAAATCCTACATTAAGTACTAGAGATTGCCAAATGCGAGGAGCAACATACTCTGTATCAATACGAGTTACCTTAAGATTAATAATATACGAAACAGAAGAAGAAAAACATACTATCAAAGATATTAAAGAACAAGAAGTATATATTGCTGAAATTCCAATAATGACAAATAATGGAACTTTCATAATTAATGGCACTGAAAGAGTTGTAGTTTCTCAACTACATAGAAGCCCAGGAGTATTCTTTGATAGTGATCGAGGAAAAACACATTCTTCAGGAAAAATATTATATAACGCTCGTATCATTCCATATAGAGGTTCTTGGTTAGATTTTGAATTCGATCATAAAGATCATTTATTTGCTCGTATTGATCGTCGTCGAAAAGTTCCAGTGACAATGATTTTACAGGCTTTAGGATATAATACAGAAAAAATTCTTAATCTATTTTTCAAAAAAAATAGATATCAATTTATTAATAATAAAATATATATAATTTTTAATATTCATGAATTGAAAGAAAAAGTAATATCATTTGATATTCAAAAAAATGATATCCTTTATGTTCAAAAAGGAGAACAAGTTACTAACCAACACATTCAAGAATTAAAAAAAGAAAATATTACTTGTACTGAAGTACCTATTGAACATCTTATTGGACAAACTATTTGCAAAAAATACATCGATTCAAAAACTAATCAACCAATTATATTAGCTAACACAACACTAAATATTGAAAATATAAATATTCTAAAAGAAAAAAAAATTAATACCATAGAAACAATTAATATTGATCAATCTAATCAAGGCATGTATATTTCTGAAACATTAAAAATTGATTCAATATCAGATCAAACAAGTGCTCTAATAGAAATTTACCGGATTATGCGGCCTGGAGAACCACCAACTAAAGAAACTGCAGAATATCTTTTTAAACATTTATTCTTTTCAGAAGATCGATATGATCTTTCACAAGTTGGTAGAATGAAATTTAACAAATCATTAGCTCGGATAAAAAATACAGGATCAAGTGTATTAAGTAAAAAAGATATTATTGATGTTATTAAAAAATTAATTCAAATTCGAGATGGAAAAAGTAATATTGATGATATTGACCACCTAGGAAATAGAAGAATTAGATCTATTGGAGAAATGATAGAAAATCAATTTCGAATTGGTTTAATTCGGGTTGAAAGAACTGTAAAAGAAAGATTATCACTAGGGGACTTAAATACACTAATGCCACAAGATGTTATTAATTCTAAACCAATTTCAGCAGTTGTAAAAGAATTTTTTACATCAAGTCAATTATCACAATTTATGGACCAAAATAATCCTTTATCTGAAATAACACACAAAAGAAGAATTTCTGCATTAGGATTAGGAGGATTAACGAGAGAAAGAGCAGGATTTGAAGTACGAGACGTACATCCTACACATTACGGAAGAATTTGTCCAATAGAAACGCCTGAAGGTCCAAATATTGGTTTAATAAATTCATTATCTTTATATGCTAGAATTAATGAATATGGTTTCTTAGAAACTCCATATAGAGAAGTAAAAAATGGTATCGTAAACAATAATATACACTATCTATCAGCAATAGAAGAAAGTACTTATGTTATTGCACAAGCAAATGCAAAAATTACAAAAGATGGAAATTTTATAAATGATTTAATAATTTGTAGAAATCAAGGAGAAGCAAATTTATTTCATAAAAATGACATTCATTATATGGATGTTTCTGCACAACAGATTGTTTCCGTCGGAGCATCTTTAATCCCATTTCTAGAACATGATGATGCTAATCGTGCTCTCATGGGTGCAAATATGCAAAGACAAGCTATTCCAAATCTCAAACCTGAAAAACCATTAGTTGGTACTGGAATAGAAAGAGCAGTAGCAATAGATTCTGGAGTCACAATGGTAGCTGAAAGAGGTGGAATAATTCAATACGTTGATTCCGCTAGAATTATCATTGCAATAGACAAAAACGAAACTCCACCAGAAGAATCTGAAATTGATATTTATCATTTAACTAAATATACAAGATCTAACCAAAATACTTGTATCAATCAAACACCTTGTATAACCATCGGAGAAAGAGTACAAAAAAACGATATTTTAGCAGATGGTTCTGCAACAGATCTAGGAGAACTCGCATTAGGTCAAAACATCAGAGTTGCCTTTATGCCTTGGAACGGGTATAATTTTGAAGATTCAATATTAATATCCGAAAATCTAATACATAAAGATAAATTTACTACAATTCATATACAAGAATTATCTTGTATAGCTAGAGATACAAAATTAGGACCTGAAGAAATTAGTACAGATATCCCAGGAATTAGTGCATCATCTTTATCAAAATTAGATGAATCTGGTATTGTATATATCGGAGCAGAAGTAACTGGGGGGGATATTTTAGTTGGTAAAGTCACACCAAAAAGAGAAACACAATTAGCTCCAGAAGAAAAATTATTACGAGCAATTTTTGGTGAAAAAGCTTCTGATGTAAAAGATTCTTCTTTGAGAGTACCAAGCGAAATATCAGGAACAGTAATTGATGTACAAGTATTCACAAGAGAAGGGATTGAAAAAGATAAAAGAACATTAGAAATTGAAAAAATACAAATTAAAAAAATTCAAAAAAAACTTGAAAAAGAATTTAAAATATTTCAATTTCATTTATTTAAAAGAATGGAAAGTATTTTAATAAAATCAGGAATATCCATTGAATATTTACAAACAATCAACAAAGAAAAATGGCATAAAATTAATATCAAACAAAAAGATCGATCTAAAAGAGTAAAAAACATATTTAAAAAATATAAAATGTTAAAAAAAGAATTCCAAATAAATATAGATTTTAAAAAGAAAAAATTTTTAAAAAGGGATGATTTAGCTCCAGGAGTACTAAAAACTGTGAAAATATTTTTAGCAGTGAAAAAAAAAATACAAACTGGAGATAAAATGGCTGGTAGACATGGTAATAAAGGAGTAATATCAAGAATTAATCCAGTAGAAGATATGCCGTATGATAAATATGGAATTCCTGTAGATATCGTATTAAATCCATTAGGAGTACCATCCAGGATGAATATCGGACAAATACTAGAAACACACCTAGGAATGGCAGCGAAAGGCATTGGTAATAAAATTAATACAATGTTAAAACAACAAAAAGAAATTCACCACATACGTTCTTTTATACAAAAAGCATTTAATCTTGGTAGTAAAATAAGACAAAAAATTGATTTTAATACCTTCACTGATCAAGAGATATTAATATTAGCAGAAAATTATAAAAATGGGCTCCCAATTTCAACACCAGTATTTGATGGAGCAACAGAAGAGGAAATAAAAAACCTCTTGCAATTAGGTGATTTACCAAAATCAGGAAAAATTGATTTATTTGATGGAAGAACAGGAGAAAAATTTGAAAGACCTATTACAGTAGGATATATGTATATGTTAAAACTAAACCACTTAGTTGACGATAAAATGCATGCAAGATCTACTGGTTCTTACAGTTTAATTACTCAACAACCACTAGGAGGAAAAGCACAATTTGGAGGACAAAGATTTGGAGAAATGGAAGTATGGGCACTAGAAGCCTATGGTGCTTCTTATACACTACAAGAAATGTTAACTGTAAAATCAGATGATGTACATGGAAGAAGTAATGTATACAAAAATATTGTAAAAGGAAATTACGAAATGAATCCTGGAATGCCAGAATCATTTAACGTACTATTAAGAGAAATTCGATCCTTAGGAATTAATATTGAACTTAATGATGAATAA
- the purH gene encoding bifunctional phosphoribosylaminoimidazolecarboxamide formyltransferase/IMP cyclohydrolase: MEVHKKIQNALISVFNKNKILILAKELIKNNITIFATNKTENLLKKNNIPVKNIFNITKKPEILHGKIKTIHPEIFSGILGNKKDNTNDFKKKSITFFDLVIVNFYLFDEQQHHQNIECIDIGGPSLARASAKNYENVTIVTDITDYDNVIKEINTYGSTTISTRIQLAKKAFQYTHQYDYSIMQYFNKKLNINQKKNDIFPKEIHIKYTKQENLKYGENPHQKAALYIKTNKKKIGSIDSFKQINGNKLSYNNIYDAHIAYECVNQFEKPTCIIVKHGNPCGASSNQDLAIAYLNAYSSNPISAFGGIISFNKIINTKIILIIIKRQFVEIIIGPEITQKAKNILKLYPKIKVLICGYPNNNNHKNIEFKTIGNSLLVQKNYENLNNANNWNIVSNKKPSPAEIKYAIFAWKITKFIKSNAILYSDKYYTIGIGSGQTNRLESVKIANKQYNRNKNIFKLHNRKIIMTSDAFFPFRDSIDTCIHKNISCIVQPGGSIRDQEVIRAANEYNISMIFTNQRIFTH, translated from the coding sequence ATGGAAGTTCATAAAAAAATTCAAAATGCATTAATTAGTGTATTTAATAAAAATAAAATTCTGATATTAGCAAAAGAATTAATAAAAAATAATATTACAATTTTTGCTACTAACAAAACTGAAAATCTTTTAAAAAAAAATAATATTCCTGTAAAAAATATTTTTAATATTACCAAAAAACCAGAAATACTACATGGAAAAATAAAAACTATACACCCAGAAATATTTTCAGGGATTTTAGGAAATAAAAAAGATAATACGAACGATTTTAAAAAAAAAAGTATTACTTTTTTTGATTTAGTAATTGTAAATTTCTATTTATTTGATGAGCAACAACATCACCAAAATATAGAATGTATTGATATTGGCGGACCTTCTCTTGCTAGAGCATCTGCAAAAAATTATGAAAATGTTACTATTGTAACTGATATTACAGACTATGATAATGTTATAAAAGAAATCAATACTTACGGAAGTACTACAATCTCTACTAGAATACAATTAGCAAAAAAAGCATTTCAATACACCCACCAATATGATTATTCAATCATGCAGTATTTTAATAAAAAATTAAATATTAATCAAAAAAAAAATGATATTTTTCCGAAAGAAATACATATCAAATATACAAAACAGGAAAATTTAAAATACGGAGAAAATCCTCATCAAAAAGCAGCACTATATATCAAAACAAATAAAAAGAAAATAGGTTCTATAGATTCTTTCAAACAAATCAATGGAAATAAATTATCATATAACAATATTTACGATGCTCATATAGCATATGAATGTGTTAATCAATTTGAAAAACCAACATGTATTATTGTAAAACATGGAAATCCCTGTGGTGCTTCTAGTAATCAAGATCTTGCCATAGCATACTTAAATGCTTATAGTAGTAATCCTATTTCAGCATTTGGAGGAATCATTAGTTTTAATAAAATTATTAATACAAAAATTATTTTAATAATTATTAAAAGACAATTTGTAGAAATAATTATTGGACCTGAAATTACTCAAAAAGCAAAAAATATTTTGAAACTATATCCAAAAATTAAAGTACTAATATGTGGATATCCTAATAACAACAATCATAAAAACATCGAATTTAAAACTATTGGAAATAGCTTATTAGTACAAAAAAACTATGAAAATCTAAATAATGCAAACAATTGGAATATTGTAAGTAATAAAAAACCAAGCCCTGCAGAAATAAAATATGCTATTTTTGCTTGGAAAATTACAAAATTTATTAAATCTAATGCTATTCTATATAGTGATAAATATTATACTATTGGAATTGGTTCTGGACAAACTAATCGATTAGAATCAGTAAAAATTGCAAATAAACAATACAACAGAAATAAAAATATTTTTAAATTACATAATAGAAAAATTATCATGACTTCCGACGCGTTTTTTCCTTTTCGGGATAGTATAGATACATGTATACATAAAAATATATCCTGTATTGTACAACCTGGAGGATCAATAAGAGATCAAGAAGTTATAAGAGCAGCCAATGAATACAATATCTCGATGATATTTACCAATCAAAGAATTTTTACACACTAA
- the rpoC gene encoding DNA-directed RNA polymerase subunit beta' → MKNLIKFLKKNNSVEEFNSIKIELASPETIRSWSFGEVKKPETINYRTFKPERDGLFCSRIFGPIKDYECLCGKYKRLKHRGVICEKCGVEVTQSKVRRERMGHIELATPIAHIWFLKSLPSKISILLDLPLRDIEKILYFESYIVIETGMTNLEKKQILTEEQYLHALEEFGDEFEAKIGAEAIQELLRDIDLSEEYERLHSQLKELTSETKKIKIIKRIKIIESFIISENKPEWMILTVLPILPPDLRPLVPLDGGRFATSDLNDLYRRVINRNNRLKRLLNLFAPDIIVRNEKRMLQEAIDALLDNGRRGKAILGSNKRPLKSLADMIKGKQGRFRQNLLGKRVDYSGRSVITVGPYLKLNQCGLPKKMALELFKPFIYGKLENKGFATTIKAAKRMVEAEEPIIWDMLEEITNNHPILLNRAPTLHRLGIQAFNPILIEEKSIQLHPLVCAAYNADFDGDQMAVHIPLTKEAQLEAKELMMSTNNILSPANGEPIIVPSQDVVLGLYYMTRKKKGGKGEGKFFKNTFEVEKIYQMGIIGLHSLIHVKITEYVKIKNNQFQKNIHVIKTSVGRAILWNIIPKGLPFSLIDKTLNKQSITKILNECIQVLDLKETVLLADKIMYTGFKYSTLSGISVGIEDMIIPKEKNTIISQAEKEVVEIQEQFQLGIMTTEERYNKIIDIWSTSNETVSQAMMNTLSTEEYCDKNGKLQKNKSFNNIFMMADSGARGSTAQIRQLAGMRGLMAKPDGSIIETPITANFREGLNILQYFISTHGARKGLADTALKTANSGYLTRRLVDIAQDLVVTEHNCGTTNGIIMQAIIEGSEIKEPIRERVLGRVTAIDIISPTSQEILIPKNTLLEEQQCRILEENSIDCITVRSVVHCETNFGICAYCYGRDLARGKLVKKGEAIGVIAAQSIGEPGTQLTMRTFHIGGAASRSVSESSIEIKNSGIIHINNLKSVVNSEAKNIITSKKVELKIIDNFGKTKESYKIPYGAALEKKHGDHVHIGDVLATWDPHTIPIITEVDGYIQFIDMIEGQSIVNQHDEITGLSSIIVLEMSERSTTGKILRPTLKIIQKNGDDVLIPNTDIPAQYFIPGKAIIQLKNGTKVQSGDILAKIPQETGRTKDITGGLPRVADLFEARYGKELAILAETSGIVSFGKETKGKIRLIITPKDHGDVYEDMIPKWRQLNIFEGEFVEKGDVLSDGIESPHDILRLRGVEAVTKYILNEVQEVYRLQGVKINDKHIEVIIKQMLRKVTIIEPGNSNLLQGEQVEYSRISRQNKKLKYLKQKQATFSRNLLGITKASLATESFISAASFQETTRVLTEASVSGKRDELRGLKENVIVGRLIPAGTGYIYHLHRLKKYKEKIKKSNQQKQNQKDNIITVKKNYK, encoded by the coding sequence GTGAAAAATTTAATAAAATTTTTAAAAAAAAATAATTCAGTTGAAGAATTTAATTCTATTAAAATTGAACTCGCATCTCCAGAGACTATTCGTTCTTGGTCATTTGGAGAGGTTAAAAAACCAGAAACAATTAATTATCGAACTTTTAAACCCGAAAGAGATGGATTATTCTGCTCTAGAATTTTTGGTCCAATAAAAGATTATGAATGCTTATGTGGAAAATATAAAAGACTAAAACACAGAGGAGTAATTTGCGAAAAATGTGGTGTTGAAGTCACACAAAGTAAAGTACGAAGGGAAAGAATGGGGCACATAGAATTAGCAACGCCTATCGCTCACATTTGGTTTTTAAAATCTTTACCATCTAAAATCAGTATATTATTAGATCTACCTCTTCGAGATATAGAAAAGATACTATATTTCGAATCTTATATTGTAATAGAAACAGGAATGACAAACTTAGAAAAAAAACAAATATTAACCGAAGAACAATATTTACATGCACTAGAAGAATTTGGAGATGAGTTTGAAGCAAAAATAGGAGCTGAGGCAATCCAAGAATTATTAAGAGATATAGATTTATCCGAAGAATACGAAAGATTACACAGTCAACTAAAAGAACTTACTTCTGAAACAAAAAAAATAAAAATTATTAAAAGAATTAAAATTATAGAATCCTTTATTATTTCTGAAAATAAACCAGAATGGATGATTTTAACTGTTTTACCCATTTTACCTCCAGACTTAAGACCACTAGTACCATTAGATGGTGGTAGATTTGCAACATCAGATTTAAACGATTTATACCGAAGAGTAATTAATAGAAATAATAGATTAAAAAGATTATTAAATTTATTTGCACCAGATATCATAGTTCGTAATGAAAAAAGGATGTTACAAGAAGCTATAGATGCATTATTAGATAATGGACGTCGAGGAAAAGCAATTTTAGGATCTAATAAAAGACCACTAAAATCCTTAGCAGATATGATTAAAGGGAAACAAGGTAGATTCAGACAAAATTTACTTGGGAAAAGAGTAGATTACTCTGGTCGTTCTGTAATTACAGTAGGACCATACTTAAAATTAAATCAATGTGGATTACCCAAAAAAATGGCATTAGAATTATTTAAACCGTTTATATATGGAAAACTAGAAAATAAAGGTTTTGCAACTACCATTAAAGCTGCTAAAAGAATGGTAGAAGCAGAAGAACCAATTATATGGGACATGTTAGAAGAAATTACAAACAACCATCCGATTTTACTAAATCGTGCTCCAACACTACATAGACTAGGAATACAAGCATTTAACCCAATCTTAATAGAAGAAAAATCAATTCAATTACACCCATTAGTATGTGCTGCATATAATGCAGATTTTGATGGTGATCAAATGGCAGTACATATTCCTTTAACTAAAGAAGCACAATTAGAAGCAAAAGAATTAATGATGTCCACCAATAATATTCTTTCTCCTGCTAATGGAGAACCAATTATTGTACCCTCTCAAGATGTTGTATTAGGATTATACTATATGACACGAAAAAAAAAGGGGGGGAAAGGAGAAGGTAAATTCTTTAAAAATACTTTTGAAGTAGAAAAAATATACCAAATGGGAATCATTGGATTACACTCTTTAATACATGTCAAAATAACAGAATATGTGAAAATTAAAAACAATCAATTTCAAAAAAATATACATGTGATTAAAACTAGTGTTGGTAGAGCAATTTTATGGAATATAATTCCAAAAGGACTACCGTTTAGTTTAATTGATAAAACATTAAATAAACAATCTATTACAAAGATATTAAATGAATGTATACAAGTATTAGATTTAAAAGAAACAGTATTATTAGCTGACAAAATTATGTATACTGGATTTAAATATTCTACATTATCTGGAATATCAGTAGGAATAGAAGATATGATCATACCAAAAGAAAAAAATACAATTATTTCACAGGCAGAAAAAGAAGTAGTAGAAATACAAGAACAATTTCAATTGGGGATTATGACCACAGAAGAAAGATATAATAAAATCATTGATATTTGGTCCACATCAAATGAAACAGTATCACAAGCTATGATGAATACTTTATCTACTGAAGAATATTGTGATAAAAATGGAAAATTACAAAAAAATAAATCATTTAATAATATTTTTATGATGGCAGATTCTGGAGCAAGAGGTTCTACAGCACAAATCAGACAATTAGCAGGAATGCGTGGTTTAATGGCGAAACCAGATGGATCAATCATTGAAACACCAATTACAGCAAATTTTAGAGAGGGTTTGAATATACTACAATATTTTATTTCTACACATGGTGCAAGAAAAGGATTAGCAGATACTGCTTTAAAAACAGCAAATTCAGGTTATTTAACACGTAGATTAGTAGATATTGCACAAGATTTAGTAGTAACAGAACATAATTGTGGAACAACCAATGGTATTATTATGCAAGCTATTATTGAAGGAAGCGAAATTAAAGAACCAATTCGAGAAAGAGTATTAGGAAGAGTAACTGCAATAGATATTATCTCTCCTACTAGCCAAGAAATACTAATTCCTAAAAATACACTACTCGAAGAACAACAATGTCGTATCTTAGAAGAAAATTCTATTGATTGTATAACAGTAAGATCTGTTGTACATTGTGAAACAAATTTTGGAATTTGTGCATATTGCTACGGTAGAGATTTAGCACGAGGGAAATTAGTTAAAAAAGGTGAAGCCATTGGTGTAATAGCTGCTCAATCTATTGGAGAACCAGGAACCCAATTAACTATGAGAACCTTTCATATCGGAGGCGCTGCTTCTAGGTCAGTATCAGAATCTAGTATTGAGATTAAAAATTCAGGTATTATTCATATCAACAATTTAAAATCTGTTGTAAATTCTGAAGCAAAAAACATTATTACTTCTAAAAAAGTTGAATTAAAAATTATAGATAATTTTGGAAAAACTAAAGAAAGTTATAAAATACCATATGGTGCCGCTTTAGAAAAAAAACATGGAGATCATGTTCATATTGGAGATGTATTAGCAACATGGGATCCACACACAATTCCCATTATTACAGAAGTAGATGGATATATTCAATTTATAGATATGATTGAAGGACAAAGTATTGTAAATCAACACGACGAAATTACTGGTTTATCATCAATTATTGTATTGGAAATGTCAGAACGTAGTACAACAGGAAAAATTTTACGACCAACATTAAAAATTATTCAAAAAAATGGAGATGATGTATTAATACCCAATACAGATATACCCGCACAATATTTTATTCCTGGAAAAGCAATTATACAATTAAAAAATGGTACTAAAGTACAATCAGGAGATATATTAGCTAAAATCCCTCAAGAAACAGGAAGAACAAAAGATATTACTGGAGGATTACCTCGTGTTGCAGATTTATTCGAAGCAAGATATGGCAAAGAATTAGCAATTCTAGCAGAGACTAGTGGAATTGTATCATTTGGAAAAGAAACTAAAGGAAAAATTAGATTAATTATTACACCAAAAGATCATGGTGATGTATACGAAGATATGATTCCTAAATGGAGACAATTAAATATTTTTGAAGGAGAATTTGTAGAAAAAGGTGATGTTCTTTCTGATGGAATAGAATCTCCACATGATATTTTAAGATTACGAGGAGTAGAAGCAGTCACTAAATATATTCTTAATGAAGTACAAGAAGTATATAGATTACAAGGTGTTAAAATTAATGATAAACATATCGAAGTTATTATTAAACAAATGCTCAGAAAAGTAACTATTATTGAACCTGGTAACTCTAATCTTTTACAAGGTGAACAAGTAGAATACTCCCGTATAAGTAGACAAAATAAAAAATTAAAATATCTAAAACAAAAACAAGCAACGTTTTCCCGAAACTTATTAGGAATTACAAAAGCATCACTAGCAACAGAATCTTTTATCTCTGCAGCATCATTTCAAGAAACTACAAGAGTATTAACTGAAGCATCAGTTTCTGGTAAAAGAGATGAATTAAGAGGATTAAAAGAAAATGTTATTGTTGGAAGATTAATTCCCGCAGGAACAGGATATATTTATCATCTACATAGATTAAAGAAATATAAAGAGAAAATAAAAAAATCTAATCAACAAAAACAAAATCAAAAAGATAATATTATTACTGTTAAAAAAAATTATAAATAA
- a CDS encoding TIGR00645 family protein, with protein MEDKIEKTIYASRWLMFPVYLGLSFGFILLTLKFFQQIISVVPEILIMSESGLVLIVLSLIDIALVGGLLVMVMFSGYENFISKMDIEDNKKRLGWMGTMDVNSIKNKVASSIVAISSVHLLRLFMEAEKVLDDKIMWCVIIHLTFVLSAFGMSYIDKMNKKKIYPGKM; from the coding sequence ATGGAAGACAAGATTGAAAAGACGATATATGCTTCAAGATGGTTAATGTTTCCTGTATACCTTGGATTATCATTTGGTTTTATACTATTGACATTAAAATTTTTTCAACAGATTATTTCCGTTGTTCCTGAAATTTTGATTATGTCTGAATCAGGTTTAGTATTAATTGTATTATCATTAATTGATATTGCATTAGTGGGTGGATTATTAGTAATGGTCATGTTTTCAGGATATGAAAATTTCATTTCTAAAATGGATATTGAAGATAATAAAAAAAGATTAGGATGGATGGGAACTATGGATGTTAACTCTATTAAAAATAAAGTGGCGTCTTCAATAGTTGCAATTTCTTCCGTACATTTATTAAGATTATTTATGGAAGCTGAAAAAGTTTTAGATGATAAAATTATGTGGTGTGTGATTATTCATTTAACGTTTGTGTTATCTGCTTTTGGAATGTCTTATATCGATAAGATGAATAAAAAAAAAATATATCCTGGGAAAATGTAA
- the rplL gene encoding 50S ribosomal protein L7/L12 yields MNITKEQIINAISEMSVMDVVDLISTMEKKFGVSSMILPEKNVNHTKEKIEEKTEFDVILKSIGKNKIPVIKAVRSATGLGLKESKDLVESAPVILKEKISKNDAETLKIALEKVGATIEMK; encoded by the coding sequence ATGAATATTACAAAAGAACAAATAATTAATGCAATATCAGAAATGTCTGTTATGGATGTCGTAGATCTTATTTCTACAATGGAAAAAAAATTTGGTGTATCTTCTATGATACTTCCAGAAAAAAATGTAAATCATACAAAAGAGAAGATAGAAGAAAAAACAGAATTTGATGTTATTCTAAAATCTATTGGAAAAAATAAAATTCCAGTGATTAAAGCTGTTCGTAGTGCTACTGGGTTAGGATTAAAAGAATCAAAAGATTTAGTAGAATCTGCTCCAGTAATATTAAAAGAAAAAATTAGTAAAAATGATGCAGAAACATTAAAAATTGCTTTAGAAAAAGTTGGTGCTACAATAGAAATGAAATAA